AGTGTACTAGTGCCAAGGTAGTCATCTCAAAGCCACCAATTGAAACCATTCAGACCTACCAATGCATCTAAAAGATGACATTTTTGTTCACTTTAGATCCACCGAGCAAAACCAGCCAGAGCCTCCGAAGTGTGCATAAAGGTGTGTAACGAGTAGATTTTTTGTCTTGCCTATATATAACCCACCTATCCCACTAGTACTCGAAGCAAACTCCACTCTCTTCATTTTTTCCGAGAGAGAACTCCACCTCCTTGTGCTAATTTCAAAGGGCAACCCACTCCAACCATCCAATCAAGCCCTTTGAGATCCAATCCCCTCTTTCCCACCATTTCTACCTTCTCCAAATCCATAGCCAGATCTTGAGAGAGTTTGAGTGTTGAGGAGATTAACTTTTAAAGCACAAGAGTAAGGGGTTCATTGTCAAGCAACCTATATCTTGTTACTTTTGGAGGATGTGCGCCTCCTGGATCTGCTAGGTGTGCTTGGAAGTCTTTAGGTTTGTGAAGAATCCAAGAAGTTTGTACGGACTTAGagctcgcctactttgtgaagatcaacCCTAGTGAGTATAGTCCTTCATGGGCGCAAGACATGTGGAATGGgtgtggttgcttctttgtggacccttcgtggttgAGTGTCCTTTTGTGGGCCATTAGGAATCTTGCAATCGAGATCCTTGTGATCTTAGACCCTTCGTTGAACATAGCCTCCATCAACTTGGATGTAAGATATTGCCAACTATCTTAACCATAGGGAAAAATCTTCACCAAGCCAATTGTGCTTGCGATTCTCTAAACTCTACTCCTTTACTTTCACTTGCATGTCTTTACTTTCCACTACCTATTTTTCTAGACTTCCATGTGTAGGGCGTTCTATAGATTGCTGGAAAAGCCTAAATTCTGCCAAAAATCTAAACTTTGGAAAAGAGGCCATTATTGTGATTAGTAGTCTATTAACCCTCCTATAGACATAATTATCAATCCTagaatattccaatgatgagccTCCTCAAATGAactctaggtcttcatgagaagcaAGTTTATGGACCCCCACTAGTCCATAAGAGAACTTTCATTCATACATAAATCTATGTGCATCCTTGTTGCATGACAACCCTATTCCTTGCATTTATATCGATTATAAGGTCTTCCTCTTAATCTAATGATCAACTGCATTGGTGCAAGATTTTTTTGATTTCTTTCAATCCCCAACATTATCTTCTCCTGCCAATGAATATGTCATAGGGCCtaacacgtgtgtgtgtgtgtgtcatgttGATGGGGACAAAGCCACCTGTGAAATCTCTGGGATATCGTGTTATGCCAAAACACCAACGATGGCAGATCAGTCGATAGAGGAGGCGCCACCAAGTTGCAAGAATGGCACCTTCGAGCCATAGAGAAGGAGAACAATCGGGTCATTAATAAGTGCATCACTGACCACATTCACTTGATCGCTTCACCCTATGCCATGTTCTTGCTTTGACAATAGGCCCACTACATCGTCGACAAGTAGGGTCATTGATGGGCATTTAGGCTTTTGGTTCTGAAGACCCTTAGTTTCCCATGTTGGAGAGGCATGGATGGAAGATGTTGACACGTTTTTATGTGTACTATGTCGTGGAGAGTACATGCGATGTCAGTTATGGTGATTCAAAGACACACTGAAGTGTACAACAAATATCATATTCTTTCATGAAACACAAGTTTAGACACAACCTCAATAGCTAGCCATTGGATGTAAACTTGAGCACGGGTAATATGGGGTCCAAAAGCACGTCATCTGAGCTAGTTCTTGGGATCCACTTTTCCATCCGGAGCCCAACCCAAAATGTTCTAAAATTATGTTTTATttacgaaatcactagttaaggggtACACTTTACAAAGGTCACTTCTCATCTCTGCTGGTGGCGACAAGTTGTACACCGCAAGTGCGccacttgtcgacatccagaaattTTGGTGGGATACCCCCTACAGGAGGAGACGGATGAGTGGTGTTCGTGTGTTTTTGTAGATCCACTTTTTTAAACATCTTTTTCTCAAACCACACGTCTAAATTACGAACCGTTTTCACTATTGTGTTTTTTACGTTGACATCTTCGAAACTAGATACCATGTTGATAGCTTTCATCAAACTTTTTTAGGCAAAATTTGTGCTCCCAACTACACTAACATGTGCTCCTAACTGAAATAACAGTTCTCCCTACTATTACTAATATGTGCCCCCCAAGCTGTAGTTCCAACTATGAATATTCATTTCTGAGCTCAGGCTCATATGCTCCTGGTGAACTGTAAAGTAAAAAACACTAGAAAAGTCCAGAAAAATTGTTTTTTTTCATGAAAGATGTTTGAGTGCGTAATGTCCATGTCAAATTTTGTCatgtttggacatctgagcagctcttagtaaaaaagaaaaaaaattgagtaTATATCCAAACATGATGAAATTTGACACGGACATCACGCACTCGAATATCTTTCATTATTTTTTCTAGTAGTTTCTTATGTTACTGTTTACCCTTGGGTGCAGATGCACCCAAGAGCCGAAATGCCGCGTCCTTCCAACTAGCACTAATCTGCATGCCTCCAATATATGCTCCAAACCAACACTAATATGTGCTCTCTAAGTGAACTAACCTATAAGTAGGAGCAACATGTACTTCTCACGTGCATGTGCTCTCAAGTCTCAACTAGCATTGACCTGTGCTTCTTACGTGAACTAATCTATGCTCCCAAATGACACTAACCCGGGCTCCCTATGTGAATTAAACTTTGCTCCAAACTTGCACCAACGCGTGCTTCCTATGTGTATGTGCTCCAAACTAGCACACTATTGTGCTTCCTACATGAACAAACGCGAATTAATATACACTCCTCCACTGCAACCTACATGTGCTCTAAAAACAggaaaacccgagaaaataaaaggtAAGAGAAATCCCAAAAAACCCTAAAAAAATTGAGACAGCTCGGAAAAATGAGCAAATCCCAAAAATCTATTTATTTTATAGAAAAAAACCAAACAAAACCTAAAAAAACAGGCTCGTGTGTGGAGGTGCGTCCACATGCGACATATGACGAAATTGGGACGCAACACTTGAAGCGCTTCCACACCCAGGGAAAATGCcctcataggggacgacactcctgactaattttttaaaaatatataggtatttttaataatagCCAAGAGATCAAATTAAATAATTTTTTGTGGTGAATCAAATTAAATAAATAAAGCATTGTTCAAGTACTTCGGGCCAGGTTCGGGCTTGGTGTTTTCATACTGGGCTTTCCAAAGCCTAGCCCAAAACCTGGGCAGCCCAGAGTATGATTCGTTCGTCCCCTAGTAGATCCTCACCAAACGTCCAATGCAGTGAAATCCCAAAAGGTTAGGTGCAAAATGAGAAAAAGGCCCGCATCGTCAACACGGCAGCGTAAACGGCTGCCAAACCTGCTGCACTCCCTCCATTCTGGAGAAGCGCGCCGCCGCCGGGCTACAATCATCGCTAAGACCGAAATTAGAAGATTCCGAGGGATCTAGCCACAAAAGGCTAAGCGCCATCCCAGAGGAGGAAGAGTATGAGAGCGCGGCACCTACAGCCAGGAAATCCCAGAATCCACCAACAGCAAGCTTGCAAGGCGGCCAAACGCGCACCAAATCGGCGCCCGCCTGCTTCACGGGATCGATCCCGGTCGATTTCTATGGCGTCCCGTGGGATTCGCGGCGCTTCCTTCTCCCGTTCTTGATCAGGTACTGTTCTTCCGACAGGAAGAGATCTACTTGCTGGCAGCGCTCTGTTTAGCCCCGTCCTGGGCGTGAATTTTGCCGATTTTGGATGCCTGTTGCAGGAATGGTCGGTTTTTGAGTTAGAATTGTCGAAATAATCGTTTCTAGAGTTCAAGAGATGGCATCTTTGCTTCACCCAGTTATCCAGCTTTGGCGGATGCTCTTGTTTGTTCTGTACCATCTCAGTTTGATAGACAACATTGGGGTGTCACCCAAGATTTTGCCTTAATGTCCACAAAGGCCACAGAATTTGTGTTTTTTCATTAGAGCTCGTAATCCCACCCTGCATTACATGTATCCGTTATGATTTAATCTGATCTTCTGGCTGGCAGTTGTTCACCGGAAGAAGACTTGGGAATGCAGAAAGATGTGCTGGCGTAACAGCAAACACTTACTTTGTGCAAACAAGATCAGAGCTTCGTTCAAGCTCATGCTGTGGGGCTCTCATGATAATGTGCTGCATACTGGTACTGTTGCTCCTCTCTGTGGTGTGAAGCACAGTATACCGAAGGGGTCAGTATTTGTTGATAATCACATTTGTGAAGACAGTTGACATCTGCTCCATTCATGAGGTATACAGTCTAGATACTGCTATATAAGCGGTGTGTGTGGTGTTCGTTTGTTTTACTCCGTTCAGATAGCTTGATATGATGGATGAGAGGAGGACTATCTTGATGGGCCGTTATGAAATCGGGAAGCAATTGGGACAAGGAACTTTTGCGAAGGTGTATTATGCCCGAAATCTTGCAACTGGCCAAGCTGTtgctataaagatgatcaataaagatAAGGTTACCAAGGTTGGACTTATCGAGCAGATAAAGAGGGAGATTTCAGTAATGAGATTGGTGAAGCACCCAAATGTCCTGCAGCTTTTTGAGGTAATGGCTACCAAGAGCAAGATTTATTTTGTATTGGAGTATGCTAAAGGTGGTGAGCTTTTCAACAAAATAGTAAAGGAGGGGAAGCTTAATGAGGATGCTGCTAGGAGGTATTTCCACCAATTGATCAGTGCTATTGACTATTGCCACAGCAGGGGTGTTTATCACCGTGATCTGAAGCCTGAAAATCTACTCCTGGATGAGAATGAAAACCTAAAAGTCTCAGATTTTGGTTTGAGTGCCCTGGCTGATTGCGCGAGGCAGGATGGTCTCCTGCACACCACATGTGGAACTCCAGCTTATGTTGCCCCTGAAGTGCTTAGCAGGAAAGGCTATGATGGTGCAAAAGCAGATGTATGGTCCAGTGGAGTAATTCTGTTTGTGCTTGTGGCTGGTTACCTTCCTTTTCATGAGGCAAATCTGATAGAGATGTACAGAAGGATTTCCAAAGCGGACTTCAAATGCCCTCGGTATTTTTCCGCTGAGCTGAAGGAGCTATTACATAAAATCCTTGATCCAGATCCCAGTACTAGGATTACAATCTCTAGGATAAAGAGAAGTGCTTGGTACAGAAGACCAGTTGAGGTAAATGCAAAGAAAACCGAGCCTGAAGCAAAGCACAACACCTTTTCAGCTGAAGCTGCGTCGCCAGGCTCGACAGGATGCAGCACTTCTGAGGGAAATCAAGGGTCATTAAGCCTCCCAAACctgaatgcatttgacatcatctcTCTGTCAACAGGGTTCAATCTATCTGGGTTTTTTGAGGATGAGTATGGTCGCAGGGAAGAACGGTTTACCACTAGGCAGCCTGTAACAATAGTACTTACAAAGTTGAAGGAACTGGCCAAACGCTTGAAGCTAAaaattaagaagaaagaaaatggagTCCTGAAGTTGGCTGCTCCAAAGGAAGGAAAGAAGGGGTTTCTCGAGCTTGATGCCGAGATTTTCGAGGTAGCCCCTTCTTTTCTCCTAGTTGAGTTGAAAAAGACTAATGGAGACACTATGGAGTATCAAAAGCTGGTGAAAGAGGAAGTAAGGCCAGCACTCAAGGATATTGTATGGGTATGGCAAGGTGATCAGCACCATCGGTCAGAGCCGATTCTGCAAGGGGAGCAACATCAGTCACCGTCGCCAACACAGCAGCCACATGATGAGTTGCAACCACCATTGCAACAGCAAGAGGGACAGGATCAGTTGCACCCACCTTTACAACCACAGGAGCAGCAGGACttgcaggaacaaccaccattgccACCACAGAATGGCTTCAAACACCAAGATTGACATGATAGCAGTACCGGATGAAAGTACCTCGTGTGTGTTTCCCTGTACTTCTAATTCCATACTCTTTGCAACCATGATTTATAGACAGTCTTTTTTCCTCTTGAATTGTAAAGCTTGTGTGTATAACATAAGTGAATGTATAGTTTCAGTTTTGCATACTATAGGGGGAAATGAACTCTTGATTCCGTTTTTGAACCTTCTTGAAATAAAATGACTGTTGACCAGCaccatctagttcttggagtttctAACTATTGTAATTTGTTTTCCAAGGAGAGTGAACCTATGTAATGATAGAAATCAAAGTTGGTAATGGTCAAAGAACACATTTCTGGGAGGATGGTTTGGAGGTATTGTGCTTTGTAAAAATTCAATCGCCTCTATAATCTAACCTTCAGGAAGAATGTCAGTTTCAACTGTATTTGAGGTGGGTTGGGAATGTTTAAATTTCAGATCGCGACTTGGTGGGGGAGCTAACTGTTATCATCTGGCAGGAATTACATAATTTCTTTGTAGATTTTGAGCTGGGGGAAGAGGAGGATAAATGTGTTTGCTTGGTTAAAGTGGCAGCTGGTTTTTTTTTTAGCAGACGTCGAGGTTGGGCGCGGATGTAGAAGGATCGACAAGACACCAGCAAAAAGGATGGGAAAAAGAACAAGGAGGAGCTACGCCGAGATGAAAGTTCCCGATTAGTCTTGTTTTGATGTTTCTGAGTTACC
The Triticum dicoccoides isolate Atlit2015 ecotype Zavitan chromosome 3A, WEW_v2.0, whole genome shotgun sequence genome window above contains:
- the LOC119269434 gene encoding CBL-interacting protein kinase 11-like encodes the protein MMDERRTILMGRYEIGKQLGQGTFAKVYYARNLATGQAVAIKMINKDKVTKVGLIEQIKREISVMRLVKHPNVLQLFEVMATKSKIYFVLEYAKGGELFNKIVKEGKLNEDAARRYFHQLISAIDYCHSRGVYHRDLKPENLLLDENENLKVSDFGLSALADCARQDGLLHTTCGTPAYVAPEVLSRKGYDGAKADVWSSGVILFVLVAGYLPFHEANLIEMYRRISKADFKCPRYFSAELKELLHKILDPDPSTRITISRIKRSAWYRRPVEVNAKKTEPEAKHNTFSAEAASPGSTGCSTSEGNQGSLSLPNLNAFDIISLSTGFNLSGFFEDEYGRREERFTTRQPVTIVLTKLKELAKRLKLKIKKKENGVLKLAAPKEGKKGFLELDAEIFEVAPSFLLVELKKTNGDTMEYQKLVKEEVRPALKDIVWVWQGDQHHRSEPILQGEQHQSPSPTQQPHDELQPPLQQQEGQDQLHPPLQPQEQQDLQEQPPLPPQNGFKHQD